The segment GCTGCTTCTGGCGCCCATCAATTGCGCGGCCAGAACATAATCCTCCTCGCGCAAGGCTAGAAGCTTTGAACGCACGGCACGCGCCAGTCCGGTCCAGTCGAGCAGCCCGAGGATGATGGTGATGCCGAAATAGATCAGGATCGGACTCCAGGTTATCGGCATGATCGCCGCCAGAGCCAGCCATAGCGGGATGCTGGGGATCGATTGCAGAACTTCGATAATCCGTTGAACGATCAGGTCGAAGATACCGCCGTGATAGCCGGCCAGTCCGCCGATGATAATGCCGAGCAGGAAGCTGAAGCTGATGCCGACGAGGCCGATTGTCAGTGAAATGCGTGCGCCATAGATGATGCGCGAGAGCACATCGCGCCCCAGCCTGTCGGTGCCGGCCAGAAAGAGCTGGCCGTTTTCGGCAGGGCAGACAAAATGCCTGTCACCTTCGATCAGGCCCCAGAACCGGTAACTGTCGCCCTTGCAGAAGAAACGGATTCGCTGAACATCATCCTGATTCTCGATGTAGTTCCGCTTGAGGGTGTCCATATCCAGCGTCATCTGGCGGCCATAGACGAACGGCCCGACGAACTGGCCGTTGTGGAA is part of the Mesorhizobium sp. L-2-11 genome and harbors:
- a CDS encoding ABC transporter permease → MSTHSPLPAPGAPLQHYVSTAPFDLQSVEAMTPEQSKVFQASQLRLMWWKFREHRVAVISGIFLAALYFAILICEFLAPYNLHTRNMDYIYSPPQRVHLFHNGQFVGPFVYGRQMTLDMDTLKRNYIENQDDVQRIRFFCKGDSYRFWGLIEGDRHFVCPAENGQLFLAGTDRLGRDVLSRIIYGARISLTIGLVGISFSFLLGIIIGGLAGYHGGIFDLIVQRIIEVLQSIPSIPLWLALAAIMPITWSPILIYFGITIILGLLDWTGLARAVRSKLLALREEDYVLAAQLMGARSSRIIGRHLIPGFMSHLIATATISIPGMILGETALSFLGLGLRAPITSWGILLTEARSVSVIAFYPWLLLPMLPVILVILAFNFLGDGLRDAADPYK